TGCATCGCGTTCATCGAGCTCTTGGGGTCGAGCGAACAGACGGAGCACGTCTACCGCCAGGTGGCGCAACACAACTGGTGGGCCGGCAACGCATCCAGCGAGAACAACAGCCACGTGCTGGACTGGAAGGTCCGTGCCACACCCCACGAAGACGGAAGCTACCGATTTGAAGGCACCAAGCACTTCACCAGCGGCGCCACGGATTCAGACCTGCTGCTCGTCTTTGGAGTAGTTCAAGACGCGTCAGCGCAGCAGGGATCGATCATCACCGCGGTGATCCCGACCGACCGAGCCGGCGTCACAGTCAACGACGACTGGGACGCCCTGGGCATGCGTCGCACCGACAGTGGCACCGTGGAGTTTCACGACGTGGAGGTGCGCGCTGACGAGGTTCTCGGGGGCCCCAACGCCATCATCAATGACTTCTTCCAGTTCCAGCCCGCCAGCCTGTTCGGGCCACTGGTCCAGCTGAGCTTCGCCAACGTCTACCTTGGGATCGCGCAGGGGGCGCTCGACGCCGCGCGCGACTACACCCGACCCCAAGCCCGCCCGTGGACACCAGCCGGTGTCACCCAGGCGGTCGAGGATCCCTACGTCGTGCGCGCCTACGGCGAAATGGGCATTGCCTACCAAGGCGCGGACGCCGCCGCGCGAGACGCCGCGCGACTCAAAGAAACCGGTTCGGGACAAGGCCGACAACTGACCGCCGAGGATCGCGGTGAGCTCATGGTCCGCGTGTCCGGCGTTAAGGCGTTGACCTCACAGGTCGCCCTCGACATCACCAGCCGCATCTTTCGAGGTCATCGGAGCCTGCGCATTACCGACCCCGGTACGGATCGACCTGATTGAGAAACATCCGCACCCATACCCTGCACGACCCGGTTCCTACAAGATCGCCGAATGGTAACTACATACTCAACGGCCGCTACCTGCGCCCGCTTCACGTCATAGCCACGTCTGGGTGGGGGAGAAGGCTCGT
The nucleotide sequence above comes from Mycobacterium kiyosense. Encoded proteins:
- a CDS encoding monooxygenase (frameshifted, insertion at around 2640714,2640772) translates to MTLTTNTAKPRPADLADPVAVARDLARTWQDGLIERDRAGGSATTEREDLRASGLLSLAVPQRFGGWGADWPTIFEVIREIAKVDGSLGHLFGYHTVCIAFIELLGSSEQTEHVYRQVAQHNWWAGNASSENNSHVLDWKVRATPHEDGSYRFEGTKHFTSGATDSDLLLVFGVVQDASAQQGSIITAVIPTDRAGVTVNDDWDALGMRRTDSGTVEFHDVEVRADEVLGGPNAIINDFFQFQPASLFGPLVQLSFANVYLGIAQGALDAARDYTRPQARPWTPAGVTQAVEDPYVVRAYGEMGIAYQGADAAARDAARLKETGSGQGRQLTAEDRGELMVRVSGVKALTSQVALDITSRIFRGHRSLRITDPGTDRPD